The Astyanax mexicanus isolate ESR-SI-001 chromosome 7, AstMex3_surface, whole genome shotgun sequence genome has a window encoding:
- the slc30a10 gene encoding zinc transporter 10 yields the protein MGRYTGKTCRLIFMLVITVVFFVAEIVAGYAGNSIALVSDSFNMLSDMVSLCVGLMSARLSRRSGSERCSYGLGRVEVVGALSNAVFLTALLFSISAEAVKRLSRPEPIDDPLLVLVVGSLGLAVNVVGLVIFQDCRWLCGKNRRGAGDKTEEKPVMNGEAGPLAHEADSPQKDKNQSEGQPLNIRGVLLHVLNDALGSVVVVVASVLFYVWPLPPDAPCNWQCYVDPSLTLVMVVIILASAIPLMKETTTTLLQMTPPDMTVSTILEKVRRLPAVLSVHEAHVWELVKDRNVATLHVKVNSEFNKFELKSLQSQIREVFHNAGVHSVTIQVEISDGELDSSQCSNPCMSSDCLKLSCCPTEPTLASDSRVDQSSIPLGEVSIDLGDGNTNLLRERDTKHIKVTGKVTETTKF from the exons atgGGTCGCTACACGGGTAAGACCTGCCGCCTGATCTTCATGCTGGTGATCACCGTGGTGTTCTTCGTGGCGGAGATCGTGGCGGGCTACGCGGGGAACTCCATCGCGCTGGTCTCGGACTCCTTCAACATGCTGTCCGACATGGTGTCGCTGTGCGTGGGCTTGATGTCCGCCCGCCTGTCGCGCCGCAGCGGCTCGGAGCGCTGCTCCTACGGCCTGGGCCGGGTGGAGGTGGTGGGCGCGCTCTCCAACGCCGTGTTCCTGACCGCCCTCCTCTTCTCCATCTCCGCCGAGGCCGTCAAGCGCCTCAGCCGGCCCGAGCCCATCGACGACCCGTTACTGGTGCTGGTGGTCGGCTCGCTGGGGCTGGCGGTCAACGTGGTGGGGCTCGTCATCTTCCAGGACTGCCGGTGGCTGTGCGGGAAAAACCGGCGGGGCGCGGGAGACAAGACCGAAGAGAAACCGGTCATGAACGGCGAAGCAG GGCCCCTCGCCCATGAGGCTGATTCACCGCAGAAAGATAAGAACCAAAGTGAAGGACAACCACTAAACATACGAG GAGTTTTACTCCACGTGCTGAACGATGCGCTGGGCtccgtggtggtggtggtggcctCTGTACTGTTTTATGTGTGGCCCCTACCCCCCGACGCCCCCTGCAACTGGCAGTGCTATGTGGACCCCAGCCTGACGCTGGTGATGGTGGTCATCATCCTGGCGTCGGCCATTCCTCTGATGAAGGAAACCACTACAACTCTGCTGCAGATGACCCCACCGGACATGACTGTTTCCACCATAT TGGAGAAGGTACGCCGGTTGCCCGCAGTGCTCAGCGTCCACGAAGCTCACGTGTGGGAGTTAGTCAAGGACCGCAATGTAGCCACCTTGCACGTCAAAGTGAACTCAGAATTCAACAAGTTTGAACTCAAGAGCCTCCAATCCCAGATCAGGGAGGTCTTCCACAATGCTGGCGTTCACAGCGTCACAATCCAGGTGGAGATCAGCGACGGTGAACTGGACAGCAGCCAGTGTAGCAACCCCTGCATGTCCAGCGACTGTCTCAAACTGTCCTGCTGCCCCACTGAGCCTACATTAGCGTCAGACAGCAGGGTGGACCAGTCCAGCATCCCCTTGGGAGAAGTGTCAATAGACTTGGGCGATGGTAATACAAATCTGCTTCGGGAACGAGACACTAAACACATAAAAGTCACAGGGAAAGTCACAGAAACCACCAAGTTTTAA